A section of the Streptomyces sp. CG1 genome encodes:
- the pucL gene encoding factor-independent urate hydroxylase, which yields MPTILGQNQYGKAENRVVKITRDGATHHIKDLNVSVALSGDMDEVHYSGSNANVLPTDTTKNTVFAFAKEYGIESAEQFGIHLARHFVTSQEPIHRARIRIEEYAWERIETSDANSKFIGADEVKHSFVRKGQETRVTQITYDGEKWEVVSGLKDLVVMNSTNSEFWGYVKDKYTTLQEAYDRILATQVSGRWRFNWTDDEQKMPNWEKSYEQVKKHMLQAFAETYSLSLQQTLYQMGARIINNRSEIDEVRFSLPNKHHFLVDLEPFGLKNDNEVYYAADRPYGLIEATILRDGCEPKIPVDMTNL from the coding sequence ATGCCCACCATTCTGGGACAGAACCAGTACGGCAAGGCCGAGAACCGAGTCGTAAAGATCACGCGGGACGGCGCCACCCACCACATCAAGGACCTCAACGTCTCCGTCGCACTGAGCGGCGACATGGACGAGGTCCACTACTCCGGCTCCAACGCCAACGTCCTGCCGACCGACACCACCAAGAACACGGTGTTCGCGTTCGCCAAGGAGTACGGCATCGAGTCCGCCGAGCAGTTCGGCATTCACCTCGCCCGCCACTTCGTCACCTCGCAGGAGCCGATCCACCGCGCCCGGATCCGGATCGAGGAGTACGCCTGGGAGCGGATCGAGACCTCCGACGCCAACTCCAAGTTCATCGGCGCCGACGAGGTCAAACACTCCTTCGTCCGCAAGGGCCAGGAGACCCGCGTCACCCAGATCACCTACGACGGTGAGAAGTGGGAGGTCGTCTCCGGTCTGAAGGACCTGGTCGTGATGAACTCGACGAACTCGGAATTCTGGGGTTACGTCAAGGACAAGTACACGACCCTGCAGGAGGCGTACGACCGCATCCTGGCCACCCAGGTCTCCGGCCGCTGGCGGTTCAACTGGACCGACGACGAGCAGAAGATGCCCAACTGGGAGAAGTCCTACGAGCAGGTCAAGAAGCACATGCTCCAGGCCTTCGCCGAGACGTACTCCCTCTCCCTGCAGCAGACGCTGTACCAGATGGGTGCGCGCATCATCAACAACCGCAGCGAGATCGACGAGGTCCGCTTCTCGCTGCCGAACAAGCACCACTTCCTGGTCGACCTGGAGCCCTTCGGGCTCAAGAACGACAACGAGGTCTACTACGCCGCCGACCGGCCCTACGGCCTGATCGAGGCGACCATCCTCCGGGACGGCTGTGAGCCGAAGATCCCGGTCGACATGACCAACCTCTGA
- a CDS encoding nucleobase:cation symporter-2 family protein, translated as MAQPAQGPAEAPCSTPPVHTEDAVTAVTSVHPVDEKLPVARLVPAALQHIAAMYAGVVTPPLIIGQACGLDLAARTRLIAASLLIAGVATFLQTIGVKGLVGNRLPFVNAASSAGIAPILAIAETNSKGHQLPAIYGAVMVAGVFCLAVGPFFGRLLRFFPPLVTGVVITLIGVTLMPVPVSWAQGGDKTAPDFGAMRNLALAGFTLAVILLIQRFGRGFVKQVALLSGLLIGTLAAIPFGMADFGALKSAPVAALPAPFAFGAPVFQPAAVLSLCIVMLVLMTESSAGMLALGEICGRRTDAKTLTRGLRTDGIATLLGPVFGGFPTSAFAQNVGVVSLTRVRSRHVVAVAGGALLVLGAFPVLGAVVSLVPLPVLGGAGIVLFGSIAVSGIRTLSEAGLDDSSNIVLVAVALGAGIIPLAAPTFYAGFPAWAQTVLGSGISAGALAAVLLNLFFHHLGTRSRHPAPALKSS; from the coding sequence ATGGCACAGCCTGCACAGGGACCGGCCGAAGCCCCCTGTTCCACCCCGCCGGTGCACACCGAGGACGCCGTCACCGCCGTCACGTCCGTGCACCCGGTGGACGAGAAGCTTCCTGTCGCGCGGCTCGTCCCCGCCGCGCTCCAGCACATCGCCGCGATGTACGCGGGCGTCGTCACTCCTCCGCTCATCATCGGCCAGGCCTGCGGACTCGACCTGGCCGCCCGCACCCGGCTGATCGCCGCGAGCCTGCTGATCGCGGGTGTCGCGACCTTCCTGCAGACCATCGGGGTCAAGGGCCTCGTCGGCAACCGGCTGCCCTTCGTCAACGCCGCCTCCTCCGCCGGCATCGCCCCGATCCTCGCGATCGCCGAGACCAACAGCAAGGGGCATCAACTCCCCGCCATCTACGGCGCGGTGATGGTCGCCGGTGTCTTCTGCCTCGCCGTCGGACCCTTCTTCGGGCGGCTGCTGCGCTTCTTCCCGCCGCTCGTCACCGGCGTCGTCATCACCCTGATCGGCGTCACCCTGATGCCCGTCCCGGTCAGCTGGGCGCAGGGCGGCGACAAGACCGCCCCCGACTTCGGCGCCATGCGGAACCTCGCGCTCGCCGGCTTCACCCTCGCCGTCATCCTGCTGATCCAGCGCTTCGGCCGCGGCTTCGTCAAGCAGGTCGCCCTGCTGTCCGGACTGCTCATCGGCACCCTGGCCGCCATCCCGTTCGGCATGGCCGACTTCGGCGCCCTGAAAAGCGCACCCGTCGCCGCGCTGCCGGCGCCGTTCGCCTTCGGCGCGCCCGTGTTCCAGCCCGCGGCCGTGCTGTCGCTGTGCATCGTGATGCTGGTGCTGATGACCGAGTCGAGCGCCGGCATGCTCGCCCTCGGAGAGATCTGCGGGCGCCGCACCGACGCGAAGACCCTCACCCGGGGTCTGCGCACCGACGGCATCGCCACCCTGCTCGGCCCCGTCTTCGGCGGCTTCCCCACCTCCGCCTTCGCTCAGAACGTCGGCGTGGTGTCGTTGACCCGGGTGCGCAGCCGCCATGTCGTCGCGGTCGCCGGCGGCGCCCTGCTCGTCCTCGGCGCCTTCCCGGTCCTCGGCGCGGTCGTCTCCCTGGTCCCCCTGCCGGTCCTCGGCGGCGCGGGCATCGTGCTCTTCGGCTCCATCGCCGTCAGCGGCATCCGTACACTGTCGGAAGCCGGGCTCGACGACAGCTCCAACATCGTCCTGGTCGCCGTGGCGCTCGGCGCCGGCATCATCCCGCTGGCCGCACCGACCTTCTACGCCGGCTTCCCGGCCTGGGCGCAGACCGTGCTCGGCTCCGGCATCAGCGCGGGCGCGCTGGCCGCCGTCCTGCTCAACCTGTTCTTCCATCATCTCGGCACCCGGAGCCGCCACCCGGCTCCGGCACTCAAATCCTCCTAG
- a CDS encoding 8-oxoguanine deaminase: MAAPAAQRIVIENCAIATVDAGDTEYASGYLVLAGNRIESLGAGQAPVNLDNVVRRIDASGHLATPGLVNTHHHFYQWITRGLATDHNLFNWLVALYPTWARIDEQMAYAAAQGSLGMMARGGVTTAMDHHYVYPQGSGDLSGAIIRAAAEMGVRFTLARGSMDRSEKDGGLPPDFAVETLEGALAATEETVKQHHDASFDAMTQVAVAPCSPFSVSTELLRQGAELARRLGVRLHTHGSETVEEEKFCHELFGMGPTDYFESTGWLGEDVWMAHCVHMNDSDIAAFARTKTGVAHCPSSNARLAAGIARVPDMLQAGVPVGLGVDGTASNESGELHTELRNALLINRLGTHREAALNARQALRLGTHGGAQVLGRADQIGSLEAGKLADVVLWKMDTLAHASIADPVTALVFGAAAPVSASFVNGRQIVENGRLLHVDEDAIARSTREEAQRLARITAQA, translated from the coding sequence ATGGCAGCACCGGCAGCCCAGCGCATCGTCATCGAGAACTGCGCCATCGCGACCGTGGACGCGGGTGACACCGAGTACGCCTCCGGATACCTCGTCCTCGCCGGCAACCGCATCGAGTCGCTCGGCGCGGGGCAGGCTCCCGTGAACCTCGACAACGTGGTGCGCCGGATCGACGCGAGCGGCCATCTGGCCACGCCCGGTCTGGTCAACACCCACCACCACTTCTACCAGTGGATCACCCGGGGCCTCGCCACCGACCACAACCTGTTCAACTGGCTGGTCGCGCTCTACCCCACCTGGGCGCGCATCGACGAGCAGATGGCCTACGCGGCCGCGCAGGGCTCCCTCGGCATGATGGCCCGCGGCGGTGTCACCACCGCCATGGACCACCACTACGTCTACCCGCAGGGCTCCGGCGACCTGTCCGGGGCGATCATCCGGGCCGCCGCCGAGATGGGCGTCCGCTTCACGCTGGCCCGTGGCTCGATGGACCGCAGCGAGAAGGACGGCGGCCTGCCGCCGGACTTCGCCGTCGAGACCCTCGAGGGCGCGCTCGCCGCGACCGAGGAGACCGTCAAGCAGCACCACGACGCCTCCTTCGACGCCATGACCCAGGTGGCCGTCGCCCCCTGCTCCCCCTTCTCCGTCTCCACCGAACTCCTCAGGCAGGGCGCCGAGTTGGCGCGCCGACTGGGCGTACGGCTGCACACGCACGGTTCGGAGACCGTGGAGGAGGAGAAGTTCTGCCACGAGCTGTTCGGCATGGGCCCGACGGACTACTTCGAGTCCACCGGCTGGCTCGGTGAGGACGTGTGGATGGCGCACTGCGTCCACATGAACGACTCCGACATCGCCGCCTTCGCCCGTACGAAGACCGGTGTCGCCCACTGTCCCTCGTCCAACGCCCGCCTCGCCGCCGGCATCGCCCGCGTCCCCGACATGCTCCAGGCCGGCGTCCCGGTCGGCCTCGGCGTCGACGGCACCGCGTCCAACGAGTCCGGCGAACTCCACACCGAACTGCGCAACGCCCTGCTGATCAACCGCCTCGGCACCCACCGCGAGGCCGCCCTCAACGCCCGCCAGGCGCTGCGGCTCGGCACCCACGGCGGCGCCCAGGTCCTCGGCCGGGCCGACCAGATCGGCTCGCTGGAGGCCGGCAAGCTGGCCGACGTGGTGCTGTGGAAGATGGACACCCTCGCCCACGCCTCCATCGCCGACCCGGTGACCGCGCTGGTCTTCGGTGCGGCGGCCCCGGTCAGCGCCTCCTTCGTCAACGGCCGGCAGATCGTGGAGAACGGCCGCCTGCTGCACGTCGACGAGGACGCCATCGCCCGCTCCACCCGCGAAGAGGCCCAGCGCCTCGCCCGGATCACGGCCCAGGCCTGA
- a CDS encoding nucleobase:cation symporter-2 family protein, which translates to MAAHPVDEKLPALKMATSGLQHVAAMYAGVVAPPLIVGAAVGLSATDLTFLTGACLFTAGLATFLQTLGIWKIGARLPFVNGVTFAGVAPMTAIVASAKDKSDALPMIFGAVIVAGLLGFLAAPFFSKAIRFFPPVVTGSVITLIGVSLLPVAFGWAQGPNPAAHDYGSTTNLTLAGITLLIVLLLRRFTRGFVKQIAVLLGLILGTLIAIPFGATDFSPVAHADVVGFPTPFHFGAPTFHIAAILSMCVVMVVSMTESTADMLALGEIVERPSDEKTIAAGLRADTLGSALSPLFNGFMCSAFAQNIGLVAMTRIRSRFVVAVGGGFLVLMGLCPMAASLIAVVPRPVLGGAGVVLFGSVAASGIQTLVRAGLEKDNNVLIVAVSLAVGIIPITTPGFYHSFPETAKIVLDSGISTGCVAAVLLNLVFNHLGKGNEAEDVTHPMEAGQELTPAH; encoded by the coding sequence GTGGCCGCCCATCCAGTAGACGAGAAACTCCCCGCCCTCAAAATGGCGACCAGCGGACTGCAGCACGTCGCTGCCATGTACGCGGGAGTCGTCGCCCCACCCCTGATCGTCGGCGCGGCCGTAGGCCTGTCCGCCACCGACCTCACCTTCCTCACCGGAGCCTGTCTGTTCACCGCCGGGCTCGCCACCTTCCTGCAGACCCTGGGCATCTGGAAGATCGGGGCCCGCCTGCCCTTCGTCAACGGCGTCACCTTCGCCGGTGTCGCCCCCATGACGGCGATCGTCGCCTCCGCCAAGGACAAGTCCGACGCCCTGCCGATGATCTTCGGCGCGGTCATCGTCGCCGGTCTGCTCGGCTTCCTCGCCGCCCCCTTCTTCAGCAAGGCCATCCGCTTCTTCCCGCCTGTCGTCACCGGCTCGGTCATCACCCTGATCGGCGTCTCCCTGCTGCCCGTCGCCTTCGGCTGGGCCCAGGGCCCGAACCCCGCCGCGCACGACTACGGCTCGACGACCAACCTCACCCTCGCCGGCATCACCCTGCTGATCGTCCTGCTGCTGCGCCGCTTCACCCGAGGCTTCGTCAAACAGATCGCGGTCCTGCTCGGCCTGATCCTCGGCACGCTCATCGCGATACCCTTCGGCGCCACGGACTTCAGCCCCGTCGCCCACGCCGACGTCGTCGGCTTCCCGACGCCGTTCCACTTCGGCGCCCCGACCTTCCACATCGCGGCGATCCTGTCGATGTGCGTGGTCATGGTCGTCTCCATGACCGAGTCCACGGCCGACATGCTGGCGCTCGGCGAGATCGTCGAACGCCCCTCGGACGAGAAGACCATCGCGGCCGGCCTGCGCGCCGACACCCTCGGCTCCGCGCTCAGCCCGCTCTTCAACGGCTTCATGTGCAGCGCCTTCGCGCAGAACATCGGCCTGGTCGCCATGACCCGGATCCGCAGCCGATTCGTCGTCGCCGTGGGCGGCGGCTTCCTGGTCCTGATGGGCCTGTGCCCGATGGCCGCCTCGCTCATCGCGGTCGTCCCCCGCCCGGTCCTCGGCGGCGCCGGCGTCGTCCTGTTCGGCTCGGTCGCCGCGAGCGGCATCCAGACCCTGGTCCGGGCCGGACTGGAGAAGGACAACAACGTCCTGATCGTCGCCGTATCCCTCGCGGTCGGCATCATCCCGATCACCACGCCGGGCTTCTACCACTCCTTCCCCGAGACCGCGAAGATCGTCCTGGACTCCGGCATCTCCACCGGCTGTGTCGCCGCCGTCCTGCTGAACCTCGTCTTCAACCACCTCGGCAAGGGCAACGAAGCCGAGGACGTCACGCATCCGATGGAGGCGGGTCAGGAACTCACACCGGCCCACTGA
- a CDS encoding TMEM175 family protein, with the protein MPMNESGRVEAVSDGVFAIAITLLILDIKVPRTGDHGGLWQAIGAQWPSYAAYVVSFLVIGIMWVNHHQVFSYVARADRPLMFLNLVLLMVVAAVPWPTAMLAEYLREDTASHAAAAVYNLVMVAMALAFQALWWHLTRTGHLFDARVDTTAARATRALPQLSASLEPGAPPPPRAPSVTP; encoded by the coding sequence ATGCCCATGAACGAGTCCGGCCGGGTCGAGGCCGTCAGCGACGGCGTGTTCGCCATCGCCATCACCCTGCTCATCCTGGACATCAAGGTGCCCAGGACCGGTGACCACGGCGGCCTGTGGCAGGCGATCGGCGCGCAGTGGCCGTCGTACGCCGCCTATGTGGTGAGCTTCCTGGTCATCGGGATCATGTGGGTGAACCACCACCAGGTGTTCAGTTACGTCGCCCGGGCCGACCGCCCGCTGATGTTCCTGAACCTGGTGCTCCTGATGGTCGTGGCCGCCGTACCCTGGCCGACCGCGATGCTCGCCGAGTACCTGCGCGAGGACACCGCCTCGCACGCGGCGGCCGCGGTCTACAACCTGGTCATGGTCGCCATGGCGCTCGCCTTCCAGGCCCTGTGGTGGCATCTCACCCGCACCGGCCACCTCTTCGACGCGCGCGTGGACACCACGGCGGCCCGCGCCACCCGCGCCCTCCCCCAGCTCTCGGCTTCGCTCGAGCCGGGGGCACCCCCACCGCCCCGGGCTCCCTCGGTTACCCCCTGA